Proteins encoded together in one Pontiella desulfatans window:
- a CDS encoding glycoside hydrolase 5 family protein — MTRITDFPMKMKVREGVLFYEDGSEVVLWGNNFQPNLYWEYKFRMEHMGIPMTSEVMKDMCDDGFRDLATMGCDLIRCHLTPADFTDADGNLVDTMWLDMLGYLVAKARENGVYVYITFLNQMEYVFVEDSFVPKFTREEWIFDPHCVEKTQNMIRQLVNWTNPYNGLKLKDDDAICVWGLINEPEYLTFDQMESSPLQQGLFEKWTTLHDGEPGRQAFSRYRSEVVKGYIDSMHDLLRDEGSSKPVVWNCNWPRMIQGRSDVFSAIAESQAEAVAFCLYPGQDDVGDPFMENAADMSGNNYLPFLQHCFDDYDHLGWLRSAEFAGKAKVVYEFETMYNEKSSYLHPAMAKLFRALGVQMATMWTHCFNIYSSHMGCAHNLNLKTTPKKAASYIVAGQVFRQLSRGFEFKTLSDVHDVFDTAALSYEHDVSIIGTPDLFIHSGGVSWCPVEVPSVPARIIGYGSSPLVSYQGRGLYMIDIEPRTVRIELYPHARFIRDAWQWHADGGLVTELDEETAVPFEFRIPGFKPIMFEKPPGSYTFPLVVDHQATWVKDHVSS; from the coding sequence GGCTCCGAGGTGGTGCTGTGGGGGAATAATTTCCAACCCAACCTCTACTGGGAATATAAATTCCGCATGGAGCACATGGGCATTCCCATGACCTCTGAGGTCATGAAGGATATGTGCGACGATGGATTCCGCGATCTTGCAACTATGGGGTGCGATCTGATCCGTTGCCACCTGACGCCTGCCGACTTTACCGACGCCGACGGAAATCTGGTCGATACCATGTGGTTGGATATGCTCGGCTATTTGGTTGCGAAGGCGCGCGAAAATGGGGTCTATGTCTACATCACGTTCCTCAACCAGATGGAGTATGTATTCGTCGAGGATTCATTTGTCCCGAAATTTACCCGCGAGGAATGGATCTTCGATCCACACTGCGTGGAAAAAACGCAGAACATGATCCGGCAGCTGGTCAACTGGACGAATCCGTATAACGGGCTGAAGTTGAAAGACGATGATGCCATCTGTGTCTGGGGATTGATCAACGAGCCGGAATACCTGACCTTCGATCAAATGGAATCCAGCCCGCTGCAACAAGGCTTGTTTGAAAAATGGACAACGCTGCATGATGGTGAGCCTGGCCGGCAGGCTTTCTCCCGCTACCGCAGCGAGGTGGTGAAGGGATACATCGATTCGATGCACGACCTGTTGCGCGATGAAGGTTCCTCGAAGCCCGTCGTCTGGAACTGCAACTGGCCGCGGATGATCCAGGGACGGAGCGATGTCTTCTCTGCCATTGCGGAATCGCAGGCCGAAGCCGTCGCATTTTGTCTCTATCCGGGGCAGGACGATGTCGGCGATCCGTTCATGGAGAATGCCGCCGACATGAGCGGTAATAATTATCTGCCGTTTCTTCAACACTGTTTTGACGACTATGACCATCTGGGCTGGTTGCGGTCGGCCGAGTTTGCCGGCAAGGCGAAGGTCGTCTATGAATTCGAGACCATGTACAACGAAAAGAGTTCCTATCTGCACCCGGCCATGGCCAAGTTGTTCCGCGCGCTCGGTGTGCAGATGGCCACCATGTGGACGCACTGTTTCAATATCTATTCTTCCCACATGGGTTGCGCCCATAATCTGAATCTCAAGACTACGCCGAAAAAGGCGGCATCCTACATCGTTGCAGGGCAGGTTTTTCGTCAGCTGTCGCGTGGTTTCGAGTTTAAGACACTCAGCGATGTTCATGATGTGTTTGATACGGCTGCGCTCTCCTATGAACACGATGTCAGTATCATAGGAACGCCGGATCTGTTCATCCATTCCGGCGGTGTTTCGTGGTGTCCGGTAGAGGTTCCATCCGTGCCGGCACGAATCATCGGATATGGATCTTCCCCGTTGGTTTCATACCAAGGCCGAGGCCTCTATATGATCGACATCGAACCCCGTACGGTTCGCATTGAACTCTACCCGCACGCACGGTTTATTCGCGATGCATGGCAGTGGCATGCCGATGGCGGGTTGGTGACAGAGCTCGACGAAGAAACCGCAGTTCCATTTGAATTCCGGATCCCCGGTTTCAAACCCATTATGTTTGAAAAACCGCCAGGTTCCTACACCTTTCCGCTCGTCGTCGATCATCAGGCAACATGGGTTAAGGATCACGTATCATCATGA
- a CDS encoding MFS transporter, with amino-acid sequence MKTAHKTKPEDRVPFGQKLAVGAGGFPVQNGGLVIPFMAQAIFQIFLGLNPIMFGMAMTIPRIWDAFTDPVMGRISDRFKSRWGRRRPFVFGGAIALAFSFSSIWLVPRGMGETGIFLWLTVGSILFFTAFTIYSVPYNALTYEQTPDYHERTRLMVFMALFYNIGNLCVNWYLPATNLNCFSDTLVGARWVSLVLGIVVFIGLGVLPAIFGKERFYAVAEKSENKIGFFKAIGQAASSKPMMGLVGIVFALNFCGAVAGSIAMYIVIYHVKGGDVEQGIILNAWNGTGFAVVGFVGIYMLRWLALHFGKRRTMLIVLAMTALGGVSKWFIFTPDMPYLLLLDSVLNGPIWVSLGVIVPSMIADLCDWDEYKFGERREGIISSVFTWITKFGGSFTFLVSGIAIHFSGFNEKLGADQPAGTMTILRLFFVGASILAPVLAMFCLKLYTLNEKDAYEIRAKLEARRGEV; translated from the coding sequence ATGAAAACAGCACACAAAACAAAACCCGAAGATCGTGTCCCGTTCGGGCAAAAGTTAGCGGTCGGCGCGGGAGGATTTCCTGTTCAGAACGGAGGCTTGGTCATTCCGTTTATGGCACAGGCCATCTTCCAGATATTCCTCGGGCTGAATCCCATTATGTTCGGTATGGCGATGACCATTCCACGCATTTGGGACGCCTTTACCGATCCGGTTATGGGGCGTATTTCCGATCGCTTTAAATCGCGATGGGGGCGTCGTCGTCCGTTTGTGTTTGGCGGTGCGATTGCCCTGGCATTTTCATTTTCATCCATCTGGCTGGTGCCGCGAGGGATGGGGGAAACAGGCATCTTCCTGTGGCTGACGGTTGGCAGTATTTTGTTTTTTACCGCTTTCACGATCTATTCCGTCCCGTATAACGCGTTAACGTATGAGCAGACGCCCGATTATCACGAACGAACCCGTTTGATGGTGTTTATGGCGCTGTTTTATAACATCGGTAATCTGTGTGTGAACTGGTATCTGCCAGCCACCAACCTGAACTGTTTTTCGGATACGCTGGTGGGTGCGCGATGGGTTTCGCTGGTACTTGGAATTGTGGTTTTCATCGGACTGGGCGTATTGCCAGCGATCTTCGGCAAAGAGCGCTTTTATGCCGTCGCGGAAAAATCGGAAAATAAAATCGGATTCTTCAAGGCCATCGGACAGGCGGCATCGTCGAAGCCGATGATGGGGCTCGTCGGCATTGTTTTTGCGTTGAACTTCTGCGGGGCCGTTGCCGGAAGCATCGCAATGTATATTGTGATCTACCACGTGAAAGGCGGCGATGTGGAGCAGGGGATCATCTTGAATGCGTGGAACGGAACCGGCTTTGCCGTCGTCGGGTTTGTGGGCATTTACATGCTGCGCTGGTTGGCGCTCCACTTCGGGAAACGACGCACCATGCTGATTGTTCTGGCGATGACGGCGCTGGGCGGGGTGTCCAAGTGGTTTATCTTTACACCGGATATGCCGTACCTCTTGCTGCTCGACTCCGTTCTGAACGGGCCGATCTGGGTTTCGCTCGGTGTCATTGTTCCCTCCATGATCGCCGACCTGTGCGATTGGGACGAATATAAGTTCGGTGAGCGCCGCGAAGGGATTATCAGTTCCGTATTCACATGGATCACCAAGTTCGGCGGTTCCTTTACCTTTCTTGTTTCCGGTATTGCCATTCATTTCAGTGGATTCAACGAAAAACTTGGAGCGGATCAGCCCGCCGGCACCATGACCATTCTGCGTCTGTTTTTTGTCGGGGCCTCCATTCTGGCACCCGTTCTGGCCATGTTTTGTCTGAAGCTCTACACGCTGAATGAAAAGGATGCTTACGAAATCCGGGCCAAACTCGAGGCAAGACGGGGTGAAGTTTGA